A genomic window from Denticeps clupeoides chromosome 11, fDenClu1.1, whole genome shotgun sequence includes:
- the LOC114800116 gene encoding deoxyguanosine kinase, mitochondrial-like isoform X3, giving the protein MAVNGFRKLPSLASAARSVLPTRRPAARAGHTASAEGKVAGTGQLKRVSVEGNIAVGKSTFARLLQDAARGWEVVPEPVSKWQNVVADDAQFDGLGAQSPVSNLLQLMYEDPARWAYTFQTFSCTSRLSTQLRPPPPGRSPPVRVYERSVYSDRYIFALTMFELGFINAAEWAVYQNWHSFLVEQFGPRVQLEGIIYLRAPPEICMKRLHKRGRKEEKDIDLAYLQKLHAQHEKWLKDRKTRVHFEHLKRVPVLVLDAGLAFDRDAEVQRRFIEQVGTFFGDL; this is encoded by the exons ATGGCTGTCAACGGCTTCAGGAAGCTGCCATCTCTCGCCTCCGCGGCCCGCTCCGTCTTACCGACGCGCCGCCCGGCGGCGAGGGCCGGGCACACCGCGTCGGCGGAGGGGAAGGTGGCGGGCACCGGACAGCTCAAAAGGGTTTCTGTCGAGGGCAACATCG CCGTAGGGAAGTCCACCTTCGCCCGGCTGCTGCAGGACGCCGCCCGGGGATGGGAGGTGGTTCCTGAGCCGGTCAGCAAGTGGCAGAACGTGGTGGCCGACGATGCGCAG TTCGATGGCCTTGGCGCGCAGTCGCCGGTGAGCAACCTGCTGCAGCTGATGTACGAGGACCCGGCGCGCTGGGCCTACACCTTCCAGACGTTCTCCTGCACCAGCCGGCTGAGCACCCAGctgcggccgccgccgccgggccgCTCCCCGCCCGTCCGGGTGTACGAGCGCTCGGTCTACAGCGACAG GTACATCTTCGCCCTGACCATGTTCGAGCTGGGCTTCATTAATGCGGCGGAGTGGGCCGTCTACCAGAACTGGCACTCCTTCCTGGTGGAGCAGTTTGGTCCCCGGGTGCAGCTGGAGGGCATCATTTACCTCAGGGCACCACCCGAG atttGCATGAAACGGCTGCATAAACGTgggaggaaggaagaaaaagacaTAGACCTGGCGTACCTCCAGAAACTACACGCTCAGCATgagaagtggctgaaggaccgcAAAACCAG GGTCCACTTCGAGCACTTGAAACGCGTCCCCGTGTTGGTGCTGGACGCAGGCTTGGCGTTTGACCGGGACGCTGAGGTCCAGAGGCGTTTTATTGAGCAG GTGGGGACGTTCTTCGGTGACCTCTGA
- the LOC114800116 gene encoding deoxyguanosine kinase, mitochondrial-like isoform X1 gives MAVNGFRKLPSLASAARSVLPTRRPAARAGHTASAEGKVAGTGQLKRVSVEGNIAVGKSTFARLLQDAARGWEVVPEPVSKWQNVVADDAQFDGLGAQSPVSNLLQLMYEDPARWAYTFQTFSCTSRLSTQLRPPPPGRSPPVRVYERSVYSDRYIFALTMFELGFINAAEWAVYQNWHSFLVEQFGPRVQLEGIIYLRAPPEICMKRLHKRGRKEEKDIDLAYLQKLHAQHEKWLKDRKTRVHFEHLKRVPVLVLDAGLAFDRDAEVQRRFIEQSLYIRRMSGAPELEPRPAAECGASWLCSSSPVDRPLLMSAAGNTSSLAQQRAGGTLSSTAEFITKTCPPSRVTRKMRSF, from the exons ATGGCTGTCAACGGCTTCAGGAAGCTGCCATCTCTCGCCTCCGCGGCCCGCTCCGTCTTACCGACGCGCCGCCCGGCGGCGAGGGCCGGGCACACCGCGTCGGCGGAGGGGAAGGTGGCGGGCACCGGACAGCTCAAAAGGGTTTCTGTCGAGGGCAACATCG CCGTAGGGAAGTCCACCTTCGCCCGGCTGCTGCAGGACGCCGCCCGGGGATGGGAGGTGGTTCCTGAGCCGGTCAGCAAGTGGCAGAACGTGGTGGCCGACGATGCGCAG TTCGATGGCCTTGGCGCGCAGTCGCCGGTGAGCAACCTGCTGCAGCTGATGTACGAGGACCCGGCGCGCTGGGCCTACACCTTCCAGACGTTCTCCTGCACCAGCCGGCTGAGCACCCAGctgcggccgccgccgccgggccgCTCCCCGCCCGTCCGGGTGTACGAGCGCTCGGTCTACAGCGACAG GTACATCTTCGCCCTGACCATGTTCGAGCTGGGCTTCATTAATGCGGCGGAGTGGGCCGTCTACCAGAACTGGCACTCCTTCCTGGTGGAGCAGTTTGGTCCCCGGGTGCAGCTGGAGGGCATCATTTACCTCAGGGCACCACCCGAG atttGCATGAAACGGCTGCATAAACGTgggaggaaggaagaaaaagacaTAGACCTGGCGTACCTCCAGAAACTACACGCTCAGCATgagaagtggctgaaggaccgcAAAACCAG GGTCCACTTCGAGCACTTGAAACGCGTCCCCGTGTTGGTGCTGGACGCAGGCTTGGCGTTTGACCGGGACGCTGAGGTCCAGAGGCGTTTTATTGAGCAG AGTCTGTATATTAGACGCATGTCCGGGGCTCCAGAGCTTGAACCCCGTCCTGCAGCAGAATGTGGAGCCTCCTGGCTTTGCTCCTCCTCGCCGGTGGACCGGCCTCTGCTCATGTCAGCCGCAGGAAACACGTCTTCATTAGCACAACAAAGAGCTGGAGGGACGCTCAGCAGTACTGCAGAGTTCATTACGAAGACCTGTCCACCATCGAGAGTGACCAGGAAAATGCGGAGTTTCTGA
- the LOC114800116 gene encoding deoxyguanosine kinase, mitochondrial-like isoform X2, whose protein sequence is MAVNGFRKLPSLASAARSVLPTRRPAARAGHTASAEGKVAGTGQLKRVSVEGNIAVGKSTFARLLQDAARGWEVVPEPVSKWQNVVADDAQFDGLGAQSPVSNLLQLMYEDPARWAYTFQTFSCTSRLSTQLRPPPPGRSPPVRVYERSVYSDRYIFALTMFELGFINAAEWAVYQNWHSFLVEQFGPRVQLEGIIYLRAPPEICMKRLHKRGRKEEKDIDLAYLQKLHAQHEKWLKDRKTRVHFEHLKRVPVLVLDAGLAFDRDAEVQRRFIEQVGSGEDAASIRHTCKVAQDAAPNSHQTTRRTTGTLYRCRGFSYSYHSRVVFVHKIYDKKNIFVSEPFQRDEDET, encoded by the exons ATGGCTGTCAACGGCTTCAGGAAGCTGCCATCTCTCGCCTCCGCGGCCCGCTCCGTCTTACCGACGCGCCGCCCGGCGGCGAGGGCCGGGCACACCGCGTCGGCGGAGGGGAAGGTGGCGGGCACCGGACAGCTCAAAAGGGTTTCTGTCGAGGGCAACATCG CCGTAGGGAAGTCCACCTTCGCCCGGCTGCTGCAGGACGCCGCCCGGGGATGGGAGGTGGTTCCTGAGCCGGTCAGCAAGTGGCAGAACGTGGTGGCCGACGATGCGCAG TTCGATGGCCTTGGCGCGCAGTCGCCGGTGAGCAACCTGCTGCAGCTGATGTACGAGGACCCGGCGCGCTGGGCCTACACCTTCCAGACGTTCTCCTGCACCAGCCGGCTGAGCACCCAGctgcggccgccgccgccgggccgCTCCCCGCCCGTCCGGGTGTACGAGCGCTCGGTCTACAGCGACAG GTACATCTTCGCCCTGACCATGTTCGAGCTGGGCTTCATTAATGCGGCGGAGTGGGCCGTCTACCAGAACTGGCACTCCTTCCTGGTGGAGCAGTTTGGTCCCCGGGTGCAGCTGGAGGGCATCATTTACCTCAGGGCACCACCCGAG atttGCATGAAACGGCTGCATAAACGTgggaggaaggaagaaaaagacaTAGACCTGGCGTACCTCCAGAAACTACACGCTCAGCATgagaagtggctgaaggaccgcAAAACCAG GGTCCACTTCGAGCACTTGAAACGCGTCCCCGTGTTGGTGCTGGACGCAGGCTTGGCGTTTGACCGGGACGCTGAGGTCCAGAGGCGTTTTATTGAGCAGGTAGGATCTGGCGAGGACGCCGCTTCCATACGTCATACATGCAAAGTAGCGCAAGATGCGGCGCCGAACTCCCATCAGACCACGCGCAGGACTACAGGAACGCTTTACCGCTGCCGTGGTTTCTCATATTCATACCACAGCCGGGTTGTTTTTGTCCacaaaatttatgacaaaaaaaatatcttcGTCAGTGAACCTTTTCAACGTGATGAAGACGAGACGTAA